TTTAGCTTCAATCTCTTCCGCCACTTCGGAGTTCTCACTCAGAAACTGCGCCGCATTCGCTTTACCTTGACCTATTTTATTACCACCATAGGCATACCAAGCACCCGATTTATCGATTAGACCTTGCTTAACACCCAGATCAATCACTTCACCCATCCGGTAAATGCCCGCACCGTACATGATTTGAAACTCAGTTTGTTTGAATGGCGGGGAAATCTTATTTTTCACCACTTTAACACGGGTTTCGTTACCGATAACTTCGTCACCTTGTTTCACCGAACCAATGCGGCGAATATCAAGGCGAACTGAAGAATAAAACTTAAGTGCGTTACCACCTGTTGTAGTTTCAGGGGAACCAAACATAACGCCAATCTTCATACGAATTTGGTTGATAAACACCACTAAGCAATTTGCGTTCTTGATAGAACCAGTTAACTTACGCATCGCTTGTGATAACAAGCGCGCTTGAACACCAACAGATGAACTGCCCATTTCGCCTTCGATTTCAGACTTAGGCACTAAAGCCGCAACGGAGTCGACAATGACCACATCAACACTGTTTGAACGCACCAACATGTCCACGATTTCTAATGCTTGCTCACCTGTATCAGGCTGAGAAATCAATAACTCTTCAAGATTAACGCCCAACTTCTCTGCATAAGAAGGGTCCAATGCATGTTCAGCATCAATAAAAGCACAGGTTTTACCTTGCTTTTGCGCCTCAGCAATAACACTAAGAGTCAAGGTGGTTTTACCTGAAGATTCGGGCCCGTAGATCTCACAAATTCGTCCGTAAGGCAGACCACCTGCACCCAACGCGATATCAAGTCCCAAAGAACCAGTGGAAACCGTCTCAATATCCAGTTTTGTGCCTTCTCCCATCTTCATGATGGCACCTTTACCAAACTGACGCTCAATCTGAGACAGCGCAGCGTCTAGCGCTTTTTTCTTGTTATCCGCAATAGATGACATAGTGGAATCCTTAAAACTTAGTGTTCAACTTCAATGTTGCTAACTCTAGCGCTTTTTTTCGTTAACCTCAAGAAAATACTGTATAAAAAAACAGTGATTTTATTTACTCTTTGTTAGACAAGTTTTCACCCCCTGCAAAGCCTCTAAAACCGTAGCTTCACGAATAGCTTTGCGATCTCCATGAAACTGGAATCGCTTTACTTGCACCTCTCTATCCGCTAGTTGCCATCCTATATAGACACATCCCACTGGCTTTTCAGGCGTGCCGCCATTAGGTCCGGCAACTCCACTCACCGCAACCGCGACATCACCACCCAATAACAGTGCACCTGCACACATTTGTTTAACCGTTTGCTCTGACACGGCACCATATTGCGCTAAGGTTTCAGCATTAACCGATAAGCCCTGTTGCTTGGCTTCATTGGCGTAACTGATCACACCACCATAAAACCAAACAGAGCTACCAGAAATTTCAGTGCAGGTTGCCCCAATTAACCCACCTGTGCAGGATTCTGCTGTCACTAACTGCCAATTTTTCTCACTTAATAGCTCGCCAACTTGTTGAGCCAATTGCAACATTTCTTGCTCATGTTTCATTGCCTATCCCTTAAAACTGATCCGAATATCCCGTAGAATAACCTTCAATTTTTTTGATCACAATTGAGCAGTTTTACATGAGCAAGTCCGCAGCCGACAGTCATACTCCTATGATGCGCCAATACTTTGGCCTCAAGTCACAACATCCAAATCAGCTGTTGTTTTACCGCATGGGAGATTTTTACGAACTTTTCTATGATGACGCCAAACGTGCTGCACAGTTATTAGACATCACCCTCACTGCTCGCGGACACTCTGGCGGTCAACCCATTCCTATGGCAGGCATTCCCTTCCATGCTGCGGAGAACTACATTGCCCGCTTAGTACGCATGGGAGAATCTGTAGTAGTAGCAGAACAAACGGGTGATCCTGCCACTAGCAAGGGTCCAGTCGAACGACAGATTGCGCGTATCGTCACGCCTGGCACCATTAGTGATGAAGCTTTTCTTGAAGAGAAAAGAGAAAACTTGTTACTGTCGATTGCCCATCAATCTCGTAAAGGATTAGACATTTTTGGCTTTTCCTATTTAGACATGGCCAGTGGCCGTTTTTGTTTGTTTGAAGTAGACGGCTACGAAACATTAAGTAATGAATTGCAACGTTTGTCACCGCGAGAAATTCTAATTTCGGAAGACTTCCCTGCGCGCCATGCACTGCAAATGGAAAAAGGTGTTGCCGAACTTGGCCCCTGGCACTTTGATTACGAATCCAGTTATCGCCAACTGATTCAACAATTTAATACCAAAGATCTGTCCGGTTTTGGTTGTGAAGCCTTAACATCGGCCATTGCCTCAGCTGGCGCTCTTTTACAATACGCTAAAGACACCCAAAGATCTGCTTTACCGCACATTCAAGCCATTATGGTGGAGCACAAAGACGACTCGGTTTTGATCGACGCAGCAACTCGTCGCAATTTAGAGATTGATGTCAACTTAACCGGCGGCAGCAACAACACCTTAATACAAGTATTAGATCAATGTGCTACCCCAATGGGCAGTCGTTTATTAAAACGATGGTTACATACACCTGTGCGTGACATTGATGAAATTCAAGCTCGACAAGCAGCCATAGCAGAACTCAACACCAATTATCTTTATCAAACACTTCAACCTTCTCTCAAACAAGTCGGTGATTTAGAGCGTATTTTATCACGAGTTGCTTTACGCTCTGCTCGCCCAAGAGATTTATTACGCCTAAGATTTGCGCTAGAAGCCATCCCACAGCTACGCCAAGAAATGCAAGGCATTATTTGTTCACGTCTTGAGCAATTAAACAAACGTATCAATGAACAACCTGAACTAACTGCCACCCTCAGTAAAGCCTTAGTTGAAAATCCACCATCTGTTGTTAGAGACGGTGGTATTTTTGCTAAAGGATACGACGCCGAGCTAGACGAATTACTGTCTCTATCTACCAATGCTACCGACTTCTTAGCAGAAATGGAGCGCAGTGAAAAAGAACGTACTGGTATCAGCTCACTCAAGGTCGGATTCAATAGAGTTCATGGTTATTACATTGAAATCAGTCGCCTACACTCTGAACAAGCACCAGTCGAGTACATTCGTCGTCAAACACTGAAAAACGCAGAACGCTTTATCACACCGGAACTAAAAAGTTTTGAAGACAAAGCCCTTAGCGCCAAGTCAAAAGCATTAGCTCGCGAAAAAGAGCTTTACGAAGACTTACTCGATCAGCTCAACGCCAAACTCGGTGAATTACAAACCAGCAGTCAGGCTATTGCTCAACTGGATGTATTAAATAACTTTGCAGAACGCGCTGATCAACTTAACCTAACTCAACCAGAACTTCACCAAGGCCGAGGAATTGATATCAAAGCAGGTCGACATCCTGTCGTTGAATCCGTCATTTCAGAACCTTTTGTACCCAATGACTTGAGTCTTAATGACGAGCGCTCACTGTTAATGATCACAGGTCCAAACATGGGTGGTAAATCCACCTACATGCGTCAAATTGCTTTGATTAGTCTATTAGCTCACACTGGATGTTTTGTACCAGCAGAGTCCGCTAAAATCGCAATCCTTGATCGTATTTTTACGCGAATGGGATCATCTGATGATCTGGCAGGTGGACGCTCTACCTTCATGGTGGAAATGACAGAAACCGCTAATATTCTCAACAATGCAACCGAGAAAAGCTTGGTACTTATGGATGAGGTAGGACGCGGAACCAGTACATTTGACGGCTTATCTCTCGCATGGGCAGCGGTAGAACATTTGGCACAAGAGTTAAAATGCTATGTGTTGTTTGCTACTCACTATTTTGAGCTGACAGGCTTAGCGGAACAGTTAACCAATGCCGCTAACGTTCATCTCACCGCCACAGAATACGAAGATGAAATCGTCTTTCTCCACAAAGTGCATGATGGCCCAGCCAGCCAATCTTATGGTCTACAAGTTGCCCAACTGGCCGGTGTTCCAAAGAGTGTTATTCAAGAGGCGAAAATCAAATTAGCGGAACTTGAGGCAGTAACTGGCATTGAAGCCGACTCTAGCTCGACAAAAACTCAACCAATACCCACAAAAGCTTCCACTGTTTATTCACCGCAGCAGCCTGATTTGTTCGCACATGCGGAGCAAAATGAGTTAAAAGAAGCACTTGCTAAATTGGATTTAGACAATATGACGCCGATTGAAGCCTTGAATCGACTTTATAAACTAAAATCAGAGCTATAAAAGCGGCATAAGCTAATGACAGATAAATTTAGAGAATATTTACCTCAAACTTGCCGCAAGATAGTCTATACCACTAAAATAGTGCGCAATTATTACCAAGAAGATTGTAAGGAGAAATCGAATGGCTTTCATCGTTACTGATAACTGCATTCGCTGTAAATACACAGATTGCGTAGAAGTATGCCCAGTAGATTGCTTCTATGAAGGACCAAATTTTTTAGCCATCAACCCTGATGAATGTATCGACTGTGCTCTTTGTGAGCCAGAATGTCCTGCTAACGCCATTTTTTCTGAAGATGAATTGCCAGAGGATCAGGAGGTTTTTGTTGAACTAAATAAAGATCTTTCTATGATCTGGCCTAATATTACTGAGAAAAAAGACGCGCTAAGTGATGCCACAGAATGGGACGGCGTTGAAGATAAACTAGAACATTTGGAAAGATAAGCCTGATGTCTAGAAATGAAAAAGCGACTAAAAGAGTCGCTTTTTTTAATGTCCTGATTTTTACATCCTGTATAGCCAAATCCTTCTTAGCTAACTATCGTCCTATGACCCATCCGTAACTGTCATTACTTCCTGTAAACAATCCCTTTCCATTACTACCGACATCCTATCAGTGTCCTGTCCGTAAAAAAGACAGCCTAAGCTGCCCTTTTTATGCCTAATTCCATTTAAGCATCTCATCCATTGAGTTAAACATCCTGTTGGTTTCATCCTGAAAACCAAACATCCTTGCTACATGGACATCATCCTAGACCATGCTTTTCCCAAAGAGTCATCCATTTCTCTGAACATCCCTGTTCATTCCTCAACACCTTCCATTGGCATTGTGCACTTCACTGTGCTTTTCATCCTTGAAACCGCTTGGATGACTTAAATTTAACAGCTTTTTACACAATTACAAAATATTACAAAATCCAATAAAATGAAAAATATCCTTATATTTCATATAGATAGATAATTTGAAGGAAATATATGACATTACATTACATAACAAAAAGAAAATGACTACAGGTATGTAGGATTATGACTACAAAAACCACAAAAGTATTAGGGAGATACTAAATTTGACTTAAGAATTCATCAGCCCATTTAAGAGATGCCAAATAAGTATTTTTTAAATCGTCAAAGTTTTGCTCATCAATAATGGCGTGTTGATTTGAGTACTTCTCCACTAAATCCAAAGTTTCACCAACCCGCCCCACACGATGGACAATGGCATTGATGAACTCATTGGGCAATGGTAATTCCCCCAACACTTTTTCTAACGGCATGCCAGTACATACATCCATCATGGAAAGCATGGCAGCTAAAAAATACTTATCTTGATTATCATATTGACGATGAAGTGCAAACAATTCTGCATGTTTCGCGCGAACCAAAATTTGCTCTAATAATGCATGTTGTTCACCAACCATTTCTGACATCAGCAAAAGATTCGTCAAACTTTTTAAGTTTTCTACACCAATGAGCATGATGGCAAGACGAACCGAATCCACAGAGACCACCAAACCAGTCATGGGGGAATTTAAATAACGCAGCAGCTTATGAACCAGACCAGCATCTTGACTAACAATTCTTTCAATATCATCAATATTAAGATTATTGGCATCTAATAATGAGGACATCAACCTCAATAAAGTCATGCTGTTTACCTTGCTTGAACGCGCCGTCATCAATTCCGGTTTCTCAAAAAAATAGCCTTGAAAATATTCCACGCCAAGCAAACGACAAAATTGATAGTCCTCCCAAGTCTCAACTTTCTCCGCAATCAACTCCACATTAAATCCACGCAGAGCTTCGACTTGCTGATGGAAGCCATCTTGACCCAGAGTCAAAATATCAAGTTTCACAAAGTCAGCCAATTCAACAAAGGGTGTTAATTTGCTTTCAAAAACAAAGTCATCCAAAGCCAAACAACAGCCGGCTTTTTTCCAACGTCTTAAGGAAGCCAATAAATTGGCATCAAAACCCGCACTTTCAAGTACTTCAACCACAACATTTTCACCATGAGTGGGAATACCGTTTGCGCTAAGTAGATAGGATCTTGGGAAGTTAATGAAAGCTTTGTTTGTTCCAACTAAGTTCTCCATACCAAGTTCAAACAAACTAGCAGAGACCACCTGAGCTGTCGCACCAACATCATCCATTACATCGGCACGATGCGCATGAGCACTTTCGCGATACAGTAGCTCATACCCCATCACCGCCAAATGAGCATCGACAATAGGCTGTCTTGCTACTGCCACATCGGAGTGAATGTAAGTTTCCTGCTCTGCCATAGATATTCCATCACTATCAAAAATAACCCGTAAACTCACAGTGTCTCAATATTGTCGCAAAATTGCCATTGGGTGAAGACAATATTCTTGGTAAGATGTGCGGCTATAATTAAGAAAAATCCTGTGGGGAAAATAATGCCAGTCTACCGTTCCAAAACCACCACCTCTGGCCGAAATATGGCCGGAGCTCGCGCTTTGTGGCGCGCAACAGGTATGAAAGACGACGATTTCCAAAAGCCTATCATAGCCGTTGCTAACTCATTTACACAATTTGTTCCTGGTCATGTTCACCTTAAGGATCTTGGTCAACTGGTTTGCCGTGAAATCGAAGAAGCAGGCGGCGTTGCCAAAGAGTTCAACACGATTGCGGTAGATGACGGTATTGCTATGGGTCATGACGGTATGCTTTATAGCTTACCATCTCGCGATTTAATTGCCGATTCTGTAGAGTACATGGTTAACGCTCACTGTGCTGATGCGCTGGTGTGTATTTCAAACTGTGACAAGATCACCCCAGGAATGCTCATGGCTGCCATGCGCTTGAACATTCCCGTTATCTTCGTATCTGGCGGCCCAATGGAAGCAGGTAAAACCAAACTATCTGAGCATAAACTGGATTTAGTGGATGCAATGGTTATCGCTGCGGATTCCTCAGCGTCAGATGAAAAAGTGGCTGAATATGAACGCTCGGCTTGCCCAACTTGTGGTTCTTGCTCGGGTATGTTTACCGCCAATTCAATGAACTGTCTAACAGAAGCCCTAGGTCTAAGCTTGCCGGGCAATGGTACTACCTTGGCAACACATTCTGATCGTCATCGTCTCTTCGTTGAAGCGGGACGTCGCATTGTGGAAATTACTAAGCGTTATTACGAAGACGAAGAATTGCATTGGGCACCACGTGCTATTGCCAGTTTTGAAGCCTTCGAAAACGCCATGACATTAGACATTGCTATGGGCGGTTCTACCAATACTATCCTGCATTTACTGGCAATTGCTCGTGAAGCCGGAGTGGACTTCACTATGGAAGACATTGATCGTTTATCGCGTCGAGTCCCACAATTATGTAAAGTGGCGCCAAACTCTCCACTGTATCATATTGAAGACGTACACAGAGCGGGTGGTATTTTTGCCTTGTTAGGTGAAATTGATCGAGCTGGCATTTTGCATAATCAATGTCATACCGTTCACTCTAAAACCATGGCAGAAGCCCTAGAAAAATGGGATATCATGCGAGCTCCAACACCTGAAGTGGTGGAATTTTTCAAAGCAGGCCCAGCAGGTATTCCAACGCAAACCGCTTTTAGTCAATCCACTCGTTGGCCAACCCTTGACGGTGATCGTGAAAATGGCTGTATTCGTTCCATTGAAAACGCTTTCTCACTAGAAGGTGGTCTTGCTGTACTTTATGGCAACATTGCACTAGATGGTTGTGTAGTAAAAAGTGCTGGTGTTGACGAATCTTGTTTGGTATTCGAAGGCCCTGCACACATAACCGAATCTCAAGATGAAGCGGTCAGCAATATCCTTGACGATAAGGTCAAAGCGGGTGAAGTGGTCATCGTTCGTTACGAAGGCCCTAAAGGTGGTCCTGGCATGCAAGAAATGCTCTATCCTACCTCTTACATTAAATCAAAGGGTCTGGGCAAAGCTTGTGCCTTGCTGACCGATGGTCGCTTCTCTGGCGGTACATCTGGTTTATCTATAGGGCATGTCTCACCCGAAGCCGCGGCAGGTGGAGCCATAGGTTTGGTTGAGAATGGCGATATCATTCGCATCGACATCCCAAATCGTACCATAAACGTGGTATTGAGCGATGAGGAGTTAGCAACACGTCGCGCAGCCATGGAAGCCAAGGGGGCAGCGGCTTGGAAACCTGAGCAAGAGCGCCCTCGTAAAGTATCACCAGCACTAAAAGTCTATGCGCACTTTGCTACCAGTGCCGATAAAGGTGCGGTAAGAGACTTGAGTCAACTCGACTAATTGTTCGTCGATGCTTTTAAGGCCGCTAAAGACAGCGGCCTTTTTTAATTAATTAGGAAACAAAATGCTGAGTTATCGCCATATATACCACGCAGGTAATCACGCTGATATTCTGAAACACGTTACAGTGAGCCAGATTTGTCGTCATTTTATAAAAAAAGAGACGCCTTTCTTTTACTTGGACACTCACGCGGGTATCGGCCAATACGAGCTGACCTCTGATCAGGCACAAAAGAATAAAGAATTTCATTCTGGTATCAGCCGTTTACTTCAGCAAGAACAACTACCTAATGCCGTTGAAGGGCTAATGGACATAGTTAGAGATATGAATGATGCTAATAATTTAGCATGGTATCCAGGTAGCCCTAAGGTCGTAGATTATTACACCCGTCAAAAAGACAAGTTACACCTGTGCGAGTTGCATCCGAATGACTTTCCTCTTCTAGCAGCCTTGTTTCCCCATAAACGAAAAGCTAACGTGGTAAAAGAGAATGGTTTTGCAGCCGTTAAAGCCATGCTACCACCACCGCAAAAGCGCGGTTTTGTATTAATGGATCCACCTTATGAAGTCAAAAAAGATTACGACTATGTGGTTCAAGCATTAACAGAAGGTCATAAACGCTTTCCACAAGGCACTTACGCCATCTGGTATCCTGTCTTGACTCGCCAACAAGTCGATAAGCTTCTAAAATCAGTAAAGGCGACAGAGATTCGGAATGTGTTATTGTTGGAACTCTGTGTACGTGATTCAGAAAAACAACGCGGTATGTCCGGCAGTGGAATGATCATTGTTAATCCACCTTGGACTCTAGAAAAAGACGCTGAGGAATTTTTACCCTTTTTAAAAAATGTCTTAGCAGAAGACAATGCTGCCGCCTTCCAAATCACTTGGATCACCCCAGAATAAACCGTTTTGTATAGGGAGAGTCCCATGACCACAGCTTTTGAACAAGCCTTCAAACACATGCCTACCCCAGCTTTTATTCTAGAAAGTCAGACTGGGGAGCTAATCTCGTACAATCAAAATTTTCAAACTTTCTTTGAAAACTGGAATGCCACACCTCCGGATTCTTGGATGTCGCTAAGTGAAGAAGCACAATCCAAGCAAGACTGGCAGCAGCTATGCGACAAAATAAAAATAGGTAGCATTGAGCGTTGTGAAACCTTAATACGTGTTGGTAACAAGCTGGTTAATACCCAACTGGATATGCAAAACTTAGGGGATACAATTCTGGCCTGTGTTTACCATACAGACCACATGGACTTAACTGCAGCGGAAAATACCTTATTAAAGTTTGCTTTAACAGAGTCATCTGCTGGGTTATGGATTTGGGAAACCGAATCGGACTTAGTATCATGCTCTAAATCAATCGCGAATCTTTTAAAGTGCAAAGTAGAAGACACCCCAAAGTCGACGGCAGAGTGGCATAAACTGGTACACCCAGACGATGTGAAACAACTGGCAGCGGTCGTCGACGAACATGTAGCATTAAATCAAGATTACTACGAAGCAGAATATCGTATTTTAACCGGTAATCAAGACTATTTATGGGTCAAAGAACGCGGTCGAACTTATACTAAAACAGCTAACAACAAAACCAAAAAAGTCATAGGATTTGTGGTCGATATTAGCCATCAAAAAGCCTTAGAAGAACACCTTCGAAATCAAGCCACATTTGATGAGCTTACCGGTTTATTAACACGTAGCGCAGCGCTCACCCATTTTAAAAAACAACTTGGATTGGCGAAACGTCAGTACACACCTCTTACCATGGCTAAAATCCATTTGGATGCCCATAATCGTCTTAGTGAATTGACTATGGAAGCGCGTAATATTGCCATTCAAACATCGGCACGTTACATCTATAAAAAAATTCGAGAGGCAGACGTATTAGCTCGTGTTGAAGCAAACAAATTGCTATTGCTGCTGCCCAATACCAGTGTGAAAGATGCCAACACACTATTAACTAGTATCATCAATCCAAAAGCTGATGAAGAAGCCATTTTGGCTGCAGGAAATTCCAGCCCAGCCGATTTCTGTATCGGTATTGCCGCCTTCCCTGAAGATGGTGAGAGCATTGAAGAACTGGCCCTCAGCGCTAATCAAGCGGTGGAACAGGGTCAACAAAAACACACCCAAATCATTGTTAATGAATCATAAAAAAAAGCGCCACTTAGGCGCTTTTTGAACCATACCTATAAACTTAGTGACTCATTCCCCTTGCAGGGTCAACAAAATTCTGCGTGGCCCGCCGTGATCTCTGTGTTCACCCAGATAAATTCCCTGCCAAGTACCAAGCCGCAATTGTTGGTTGGTGACAGGAATGGTCAGACTGGAACCCAGCATACTGGCTTTAATGTGTGCCGGCATATCATCACTGCCTTCGTAAACATGCTCATAATAAGGTTGATCTTCTGGCACCATATGAGAAAAATGTTTTTCCATGTCTCGCCTTACCGAAGGATCCGCGTTTTCATTTATGGTTAAAGACGCCGAAGTATGCAACAACTGAATATGCAGCAAGCCTACTTTAACCTTCGACAAGCTGAACAAGGCTTCCTCAACCTGCTGAGTAATAAGATGAAAACCACGCGAAAAACGCGGCAATTGAAGTTCAACTTGCTGCCACATAATCATTTCTTACCATTAGTTTTTTGGTAAACCGAAAAGCGATAATCATAAGGATTGTGACCTTCAGCAACAAAGTTTTCTTCGGCCATCAAGGTAAAAGATGGCCAGTCTACTTCAGGAAAAAAGGCATCCCCTGCGACTTCTGCATCCACATGAGTAATGTACAAGCGATCGGCTTTTGGTAAAGCCAATTCATAAATCTGCGCTCCACCTATCACCATAACTTCTTCTTGCCCATTCACTAGACAAATATCCTCTCCCAATGCAATGGCTTGCTCTAATGAAGACACCACATCAATACCTTCCGCTTGATATTTGTCATCACGAGTGATCACAATATTGCGACGACCAGGCAAAGGTTTACCAATGGATTCAAACGTTTTTCGCCCCATGACAATTGGCTTCCCCATGGTTGCCTGCTTGAAATATTTTAAATCATTTGGCAAATGCCAAGGCAACGCATTGTTAATACCAATGGTTCGGTTGGTCGACATGGCGACAATCAGTGACAACATAAGGATACCTTTTCAATCTATGCCGGATGAATCCAAGCCTGATATAATCTCAGCCAAGTATTATACCTATGGCAGACTAGATTGCATTGCTCAAATCTGCCATAAACCAATTTAAGCAGAGGCCTTATGAATCAATATTTGGACCTGTGTCAGCGCATTGTTGATCAGGGAGTGTGGGTAGACAACGAAAGAACTGGAAAACGATGCTTAACCGTGATTAATGCGGACTTAACCTATGACGTAGGTAAGGGTGAATTTCCCTTGGTTACCACACGCAAGAGTTACTGGAAGTCAGCCATTGCTGAAATCATCGGCTACTTAAGAGGCTATGACAATGCCGCTGATTTCC
The window above is part of the Marinomonas sp. THO17 genome. Proteins encoded here:
- the folA gene encoding type 3 dihydrofolate reductase, whose product is MLSLIVAMSTNRTIGINNALPWHLPNDLKYFKQATMGKPIVMGRKTFESIGKPLPGRRNIVITRDDKYQAEGIDVVSSLEQAIALGEDICLVNGQEEVMVIGGAQIYELALPKADRLYITHVDAEVAGDAFFPEVDWPSFTLMAEENFVAEGHNPYDYRFSVYQKTNGKK